A section of the Marinoscillum sp. 108 genome encodes:
- a CDS encoding sulfite exporter TauE/SafE family protein, whose product MIAAFVIGLFGSVHCVAMCGPLMLTFTGTNGKNTFISFGLYHSGRLLFYGFIGAIFGLLGFSVRFFEVQQYLSILLGATILVVYLFPRIRTRIEGAYHRSWFFQSLKNVLTKYFSTRMRWFAAGLLNGALPCGLVYLAAAGALLSGGLTGAFFYMILFGLGTLPILAAFRFVSHYVPGLSHRLNNLITPVGLLAGIVLISRGVLAVAPDVNQLIKAQIMQVMTACGI is encoded by the coding sequence ATGATCGCGGCGTTTGTGATCGGGCTATTTGGGAGCGTTCACTGTGTGGCCATGTGTGGGCCACTGATGCTCACCTTTACCGGTACGAATGGAAAGAATACGTTTATTTCCTTTGGTTTGTATCACTCGGGCAGACTTCTTTTCTATGGTTTTATTGGAGCCATATTCGGATTGTTAGGCTTTTCTGTGCGGTTTTTCGAGGTGCAGCAATATCTGTCCATCCTCCTTGGTGCCACCATTCTTGTAGTTTACCTCTTTCCCAGAATCAGAACCAGGATAGAAGGGGCCTATCACCGCTCATGGTTTTTTCAGTCTTTGAAAAATGTGCTAACCAAGTATTTCAGCACACGCATGCGTTGGTTTGCTGCCGGGCTCCTCAACGGCGCCCTGCCTTGTGGTTTGGTCTATCTGGCTGCTGCCGGAGCACTCCTTTCGGGGGGATTGACGGGAGCTTTTTTCTATATGATTTTATTCGGATTAGGCACATTGCCCATACTGGCGGCTTTTCGCTTCGTCTCCCACTATGTGCCTGGGTTGTCCCATCGGTTGAACAATCTGATCACTCCGGTGGGGCTGCTTGCCGGGATTGTATTGATCTCCCGGGGGGTTCTTGCTGTGGCGCCGGATGTGAACCAATTGATCAAGGCGCAAATCATGCAGGTGATGACAGCCTGCGGGATTTGA
- a CDS encoding FixH family protein has product MKWNWGKSIVLAFVLFCGFISSIVVAAFQQDFDLVSDTYYQDELVYQERIQEHINLAQSGAKVSITQEGRSVVFSFPQEFSGAKGEIHFYHPSRSIFDRSFSISLNEKRQQTIFGEELTKGRYKVKLTWTSGGVGYFQEEGIFIR; this is encoded by the coding sequence ATGAAATGGAATTGGGGAAAAAGTATAGTGTTGGCATTCGTGCTGTTTTGTGGATTTATCAGCTCCATTGTGGTAGCAGCATTTCAGCAGGATTTTGATCTGGTATCTGATACCTATTATCAGGATGAGCTCGTCTATCAGGAGCGGATCCAGGAACACATTAATCTGGCTCAAAGTGGAGCAAAGGTTTCGATCACTCAGGAGGGTAGGAGTGTGGTTTTTAGCTTTCCTCAGGAGTTTTCAGGAGCGAAGGGAGAAATTCACTTTTATCATCCATCCAGATCTATTTTTGATCGGAGCTTCAGTATCTCACTCAATGAGAAAAGACAGCAGACCATCTTTGGAGAGGAATTAACCAAGGGACGGTATAAGGTGAAGCTCACATGGACCAGTGGCGGGGTAGGCTATTTTCAGGAAGAAGGAATATTCATTAGATGA
- the ccoG gene encoding cytochrome c oxidase accessory protein CcoG: MTPDITDLYKEQEEEASYRDHISTVDEAGKRVWVYPKKPKGKFTNYRMLVSILLLVFLLAGPFISIDGEPLLLMNILERKFVIFGQVFWPQDFHLAVIGMITTVVFIILFTIVFGRIFCGWLCPQTIFMEWVFRRVEYWIEGDYMKQKKLDRQAWDVERIWKKGSKHFVFLAISTVIMHTFMAYIIGVDQTWLLIQSGPAEEPVAFVVMVALTGMFYGVFSRLREQVCTTICPYGRLQGVLLDRKSIVVAYDYQRGETRGKYRKGEDREALDKGDCIDCKQCVYVCPTGIDIRNGTQLECVNCTACMDACDSIMDAIGKPKGLVRYDSEDHIETKTPFVFTGRMRAYSLVLLALMGVLVTLLMIRSDLETTILRTPGMMYQERPDGAISNLYQLKMLNKSNNIYPVKLELMEPSGRIEMVGEDIVLRKQGMEAGAFFIIINPEELDGLSTSVEVGVFSDGKLLETVTTRFLGPS, translated from the coding sequence ATGACACCCGATATCACCGATTTATATAAAGAACAAGAAGAAGAGGCCTCTTATCGAGACCACATTTCTACCGTGGATGAGGCTGGTAAACGGGTGTGGGTCTATCCCAAAAAGCCCAAAGGGAAATTCACCAATTACCGTATGCTGGTTAGTATACTGCTGCTGGTATTTCTTTTGGCTGGTCCCTTTATCAGTATAGATGGAGAGCCACTCCTTTTGATGAATATCCTGGAGCGGAAGTTCGTTATTTTCGGTCAGGTTTTTTGGCCTCAGGATTTTCATCTGGCCGTGATCGGAATGATCACCACTGTGGTTTTTATCATCCTGTTTACCATCGTTTTCGGTCGGATTTTTTGTGGTTGGCTGTGTCCGCAGACCATTTTTATGGAATGGGTTTTTCGTCGGGTGGAGTATTGGATAGAGGGCGATTATATGAAGCAAAAGAAGCTGGATCGCCAGGCCTGGGATGTTGAAAGGATTTGGAAAAAAGGGAGTAAGCACTTCGTTTTTCTGGCCATCAGTACAGTGATCATGCACACCTTCATGGCCTATATCATTGGGGTGGATCAGACCTGGCTGCTGATCCAAAGCGGGCCTGCAGAAGAGCCAGTGGCTTTTGTGGTGATGGTGGCACTTACGGGAATGTTTTACGGGGTTTTCAGTCGCTTGCGGGAGCAGGTGTGCACCACCATATGCCCATATGGCAGGCTGCAGGGCGTGTTATTGGATCGCAAGAGTATAGTGGTGGCCTATGACTATCAGCGTGGCGAAACCAGGGGTAAATACCGAAAGGGAGAAGACAGGGAGGCACTGGATAAGGGAGACTGCATAGACTGTAAGCAATGTGTGTATGTGTGCCCCACGGGCATAGATATCAGAAACGGGACTCAGCTGGAGTGTGTGAACTGCACGGCGTGTATGGATGCCTGTGACTCCATTATGGATGCTATCGGTAAGCCTAAAGGGTTGGTGAGGTATGATTCGGAGGATCATATTGAGACAAAGACCCCCTTCGTGTTTACGGGAAGAATGCGGGCATACTCCCTGGTATTGCTGGCACTGATGGGAGTGTTGGTGACCTTGTTGATGATCCGTTCGGACCTTGAGACCACCATCCTGCGCACACCGGGCATGATGTATCAGGAACGACCAGATGGTGCCATTTCTAACTTGTATCAGCTAAAAATGCTTAACAAATCGAATAACATTTATCCGGTGAAATTGGAACTAATGGAGCCTTCAGGAAGAATAGAAATGGTGGGTGAGGATATTGTGCTCAGGAAGCAGGGCATGGAAGCGGGTGCATTTTTTATCATTATAAATCCCGAAGAGTTGGATGGACTAAGCACTTCAGTTGAAGTGGGTGTGTTTTCAGACGGAAAATTATTAGAAACGGTAACGACAAGATTTTTGGGGCCTTCCTGA
- a CDS encoding cbb3-type cytochrome c oxidase N-terminal domain-containing protein: MNYSKSVLILLSILGGPVMVQAQDTASDFYTLYQVEIVLTVGALVVVVALLALYTSLYALSAIMGAKHQSAPVVPAEGFWSRIWHRLNNAVPLEEEATVMTDHSYDGIRELDNKLPPWWLYGFYLTIIISVAYILHFHVLGTGALQDEEYYTEMELANAEVEMYLASLDNLIDESSVTMLNASEDLAVGQDLFVSKCAACHGQLGEGGVGPNLADQYWIHGGDVQSIFKTIKYGVPSKGMISWQAQLSPKEMQQISSYVYTLEGTNPPNAKAPQGELFEREASVPLDSVKVATAGS; the protein is encoded by the coding sequence ATGAACTACTCTAAATCCGTATTGATACTCCTCTCCATACTGGGCGGGCCGGTGATGGTGCAGGCACAGGATACTGCTTCAGATTTTTATACCTTATATCAGGTGGAAATCGTGCTGACCGTAGGGGCACTGGTGGTTGTGGTAGCGCTTTTGGCGCTCTACACTTCCCTGTATGCTTTGTCGGCCATCATGGGAGCCAAGCACCAGTCTGCTCCGGTAGTGCCCGCCGAGGGATTCTGGAGCCGCATATGGCATAGGTTGAATAATGCTGTGCCTTTGGAGGAAGAAGCTACGGTAATGACCGACCACTCCTATGACGGAATCAGGGAGCTGGACAACAAACTTCCACCATGGTGGCTTTATGGTTTTTATCTCACCATTATTATCTCTGTCGCCTACATACTCCATTTTCATGTATTGGGAACTGGCGCCCTGCAGGACGAGGAATATTACACCGAGATGGAGTTGGCCAATGCGGAGGTGGAAATGTATCTGGCGTCCCTGGATAATCTTATTGACGAATCCTCAGTGACCATGCTCAATGCATCGGAAGATCTTGCTGTGGGGCAGGACCTGTTTGTGTCGAAGTGTGCAGCATGTCATGGGCAGCTGGGTGAAGGTGGTGTAGGGCCCAATCTTGCGGATCAGTATTGGATTCATGGGGGTGATGTTCAATCCATTTTCAAGACCATCAAATATGGTGTGCCGTCGAAAGGGATGATTTCATGGCAGGCTCAGCTAAGTCCGAAGGAGATGCAGCAAATTTCCAGCTATGTGTATACTCTGGAGGGCACCAATCCACCCAACGCTAAAGCGCCTCAGGGTGAGCTTTTTGAGCGGGAGGCGAGTGTTCCATTGGATAGTGTAAAGGTGGCCACTGCCGGCAGCTGA
- a CDS encoding cbb3-type cytochrome c oxidase subunit 3 produces the protein MLKFVKHHMETIAGIEVFPLISLIIFFVFFLGLFIYVLRSNRKQIDEISRIPLNINDESDELL, from the coding sequence ATGCTAAAATTTGTAAAACACCATATGGAGACCATTGCGGGAATTGAAGTATTCCCCCTGATCTCACTGATCATTTTCTTCGTTTTTTTCCTGGGGCTTTTTATTTACGTCCTTAGGTCAAACAGAAAGCAAATAGATGAAATCTCCAGGATACCACTGAATATAAACGATGAAAGCGATGAACTACTCTAA